The Oscarella lobularis chromosome 9, ooOscLobu1.1, whole genome shotgun sequence genome includes a window with the following:
- the LOC136191402 gene encoding uncharacterized protein: MKAVFSLALDNHDLSRLRSCQGKLAGRWLEALPTSWMLALKPCDFRLAASLRLGDPLPFAAGVSTCECNANIDRRGYHLLTCKFGGGPVWAHNCVVSGWADCVGDAGLVCKVEPRYEYVNNDNRPDIVAFGSGTGECFDLDISLAHPWSSEASRRSAVEDGAAAFFREKISKYRTCQRSAGSTAKFIPIVAEHFGRWGQSALDFLQSLGRVVERAEGRAQKNIFLRYWRRRLSVLIQYCNSNVITHKLSRPCFGS; encoded by the coding sequence ATGAAAGCGGTTTTTTCGTTAGCGCTGGACAACCACGACCtctctcgtcttcgctcCTGCCAAGGGAAACTCGCTGGCCGTTGGTTGGAGGCTTTGCCCACCTCATGGATGCTCGCACTGAAACCTTGCGATTTTCGCTTAGCGGCATCTTTGAGGTTGGGTGATCCTCTTCCCTTTGCTGCGGGCGTCTCCACTTGCGAATGCAATGCAAACATCGACCGGAGGGGCTATCACTTGCTCACTTGCAAGTTCGGGGGAGGTCCAGTTTGGGCTCACAACTGCGTTGTTTCAGGGTGGGCCGACTGCGTCGGTGATGCGGGCCTTGTCTGCAAAGTGGAGCCGAGATATGAATATGTCAACAATGACAACCGTCCGGACATCGTCGCTTTTGGCTCCGGTACCGGGGAGTGCTTCGATCTTGACATTTCCCTCGCTCACCCGTGGAGCTCGGAAGCATCGCGCCGCTCGGCTGTCGAAGATGGAGCAGCCGCCTTTTTTCGCGAGAAGATCTCCAAATATCGCACATGCCAAAGATCCGCCGGTTCGACTGCCAAGTTCATCCCAATCGTGGCCGAGCACTTTGGTCGTTGGGGCCAGTCGGCCCTGGATTTCCTTCAGTCTCTGGgtcgtgtcgtcgaacggGCTGAGGGGCGAGCGCAGAAGAATATTTTTCTCCGCTATTGGCGTCGCCGTCTGTCAGTCCTTATTCAATATTGTAACTCTAATGTCATTACccacaaattgtcccgacCTTGTTTCGGATCGTGA
- the LOC136191404 gene encoding uncharacterized protein, whose amino-acid sequence RAHVILSSEEGVHQGDPLGPFLFAVGIHDLVSRVQAEHPEAVVLAYLNDVFIIGPESVSADAFDQLKSLFGAIHLVVADYKCEIFARRSASSDLQLPRRSDGTVILGSPIGNEAFVSEKCLLYASQGKELCDKITTLEDPQCALLLLRHCHATRLNHLGRTISSTALHSAASLHDDLSKSTFMSSLLLSHLSDDQWLQASLPIRLGGFGVPLLSPILDAAFLAGWSHTSQALPDRFPSLWSVDDFPFVGSSVRCSLEFALRRFQESLCSSTSESSIASVSDLPSAGDKLQHQLKSVIDQVRVNSVFSAAPDNRGLSRLRSCLGKYAGRWLEALPSSRMLALKPCDFRLAASLRLGDPLPFAACVTSCNCGSAIDRNGYHLLTCKTGAGPVWAHNCVVSGWADCVRDAGLACKVEPRHEYLNNDNRPDIVAFGTGTGECFELDISLAHPWSSEASRRSASEDGAAASIREEKKISKYESYQRSSGLTSTFIPIVAEHFGRWGKLAHNFLQSLGRFVERSEGRSKKNVFLCYWRRRLSVLLHSSSRPDLVSDREAQAHVR is encoded by the exons AGGGCGCACGTCATCTTGTCATCAGAGGAAGGGGTTCATCAGGGCGACCCATTGGGCCCTTTTCTGTTCGCAGTTGGCATTCACGACTTGGTGTCTCGTGTCCAAGCTGAACACCCCGAGGCTGTCGTCTTAGCCTACCTcaacgacgtcttcatcATCGGCCCCGAATCGGTTTCGGCGGACGCGTTCGACCAACTCAAGTCTCTGTTCGGCGCCATTCACCTCGTCGTGGCCGACTACAAATGTGAaattttcgctcgtcgctctGCATCCTCCGATCTTCAGCTCCCTCGTCGGTCCGACGGCACGGTCATCCTCGGTTCTCCCATCGGcaacgaagccttcgtttCGGAAAAATGTCTTCTTTATGCTTCGCAAGGAAAAGAGCTTTGCGACAAAATTACCACACTGGAGGACCCACAATGTGCTCTGCTCCTGTTGCGACACTGCCACGCCACGCGGCTCAACCATCTCGGAAGGACAATCTCATCAACGGCGCTTCACAGTGCCGCTTCACTTCATGACGACCTCTCAAAATCCACCTTCATGTCGTCACTGCTCCTCAGCCATCTTTCGGACGATCAATGGCTTCAGGCATCTCTTCCAATTCGCCTGGGCGGTTTTGGTGTGCCCTTGCTTTCGCCGATCCTGGATGCAGCTTTCTTGGCGGGCTGGAGCCACACATCTCAAGCCCTCCCCGACCGTTTTCCATCTCTGTGGTCGGTGGACGACTTCCCCTTTGTCGGGTCGTCGGTGAGGTGTTCCCTCGAGTTCGCCTTACGCCGGTTTCAGGAAAGTTTGTGCTCGTCCACCTCTGAGTCATCGATCGCTTCGGTTTCCGATCTGCCTTCGGCTGGCGACAAACTCCAACATCAACTCAAGTCGGTCATCGATCAAGTACGTGTCAACTCGGTTTTCTCGGCAGCTCCGGACAACCGTGGCCTCTCTCGTCTCCGCTCGTGCCTGGGCAAGTATGCTGGCCGTTGGTTGGAGGCTTTGCCCTCTTCAAGGATGCTCGCGCTCAAACCTTGCGATTTTCGCTTAGCGGCATCCTTGAGGCTGGGTGATCCTCTTCCCTTCGCGGCTTGCGTCACCTCGTGCAACTGCGGCTCTGCCATCGACCGCAATGGATACCATCTGCTCACCTGCAAAACAGGCGCCGGTCCGGTCTGGGCGCACAACTGTGTTGTCTCTGGCTGGGCGGACTGTGTCAGAGATGCCGGCCTTGCTTGCAAAGTAGAGCCCAGACACGAGTACCTGAACAACGACAATCGTCCCGACATCGTTGCCTTCGGCACGGGCACAGGGGAGTGCTTCGAACTCGACATATCTCTCGCCCACCCGTGGAGTTCCGAGGCCTCGCGCCGCTCAGCGAGTGAGGACGGTGCGGCGGCTTCGATCagggaggagaaaaagatctCAAAATACGAATCGTACCAGCGTTCTTCAGGCTTGACCTCCACTTTCATACCCATTGTAGCCGAACATTTTGGTCGTTGGGGCAAGCTCGCCCATAATTTTCTTCAATCTTTGGGCAGATTTGTTGAGCGCTCGGAGGGCCgctcaaagaaaaacgtgtTCCTGTGTtattggcgtcgtcgtctgtccGTCTTACTCCA TTCTTCTTCCCGTCCCGACCTCGTCTCGGATCGTGAGGCTCAGGCCCACGTCCGCTAA